Genomic window (Synergistaceae bacterium):
ATCCCAAGGACGAGGCTTTAAAAGTGGCAACTTCTGCAATTAAAAACTTTATAGGAAAACATGATATTGATGTAACGTTAGTTGTTTTTGACAAGTCTACATTTGTTATAAGTCGTGAATTGTACGGGGCTATTGCAAGTTATATTGATGAACATTATATTGATACTCACACTGATGATCGTAGAGTTTTACTTGACGTTGAACGAGAAGCAATCTACAGATCTGATAATAAAGACGTTAAATATAATCAGTTAATTTCTAAAAAAAATCGACCGTCATACATTGCACCAGAAGTTCATATTGATGACTTTGTCGAAAATCTAGAAGAATCATTTTCACAAATGTTACTAAAAATGATTGACAACAAAAAAACAACAGACGTTGCTGTATATAAACGTGCCAATATTGACCGTAAGTTGTTTTCTAAAATTAGAAGTAATAAAAACTATAAACCAAGCAAACGCACAGTTATATCTCTCGCAATAGGACTGGAATTATCTCTCAATGAAACTGATAGGTTACTAAAGAGAGCAGGCTATGCACTTTCACATGCAGCAATATTTGATGTCATAATTGAATATTTTATTTTAAACAAGGAGTATGATATTTTCGCGATAAATCAAGTGTTGTTTGAATATGACCAAGTGCTCTTGGGTTCTTGACTTAAAAAGGGTTAAAAGAAAAACATGGTCATAGTATCTCTTTAATTAGTCAACAGCTTCTATTTGTCGCCTTTAGAGCGACCAATTTTTTATATGCAAAGATATCCTTAAGTTATAAAAAAGCTTAAGGAGGAATTGCAATGAAAAAAAATATGACAGAACTGGTTTTTATACTCGATAAAAGTGGTTCTATGAGTGGATTAGAAAAAGACACCATTGGTGGATACAACTCAATGCTTACCAAACAGCAAGCCATAGAAGGAGACTGTCGTATTACTACTGTGCTATTCAACCATAACTACGAACTTCTTCACGATAGAATAGACATTAGGGCTGTTGGTTCTATTACTCTGGAAGAGTATAAAGTCGGTGGCTCAACCGCTCTTCTTGATGCAATCGGTAAGACAATTCAAAAGATAAGCAACGTTTAGAAGCATACTGCAGAGGACTATTCTGCTGAAAAAGTAATGTTTGTGATTATCACAGATGGAGAAGAAAACTCCAGTCGAAAGTACTCCGTAGGGGAAATAAAGACAGCGATAGAGCGTCAAAAAACTAAATACGGATGGGAGTTTGTGTTTCTAGGTGCAAATATAGATGCTATAGAAACAGCGGATAACTTCGGTATCGCTGCTGACAGAGCTATAGATTATATTGCTGACAGTGAGGGGACAAAGTTAAATTATAAGGTAATGGAACGTACAGTAACTTCATTTCGTGAATCCGGAGCCATTACCGAGGATTTATTTGATGAAATCCGTATGGATGTAAAGCGTCGTGGAGGTCGAAAATAATGTTAGGTGCAATCGTAGGCGATATAGTCGGTTCGGTATATGAATGGCATAATATAAAAACAAAAACCTTTCCACTCTTTCGAGAAGATTGTTTCTTCACAGATGACACTGTAATGACTATTGCAACAGCAGAGGCCCTTATGAATGGCGGAAGTTCTGATGATTTTATAGATGCATACAAAAAATGGGGACGTCTTTATCCTAACTCAGGTTATGGTTCTCGTTTTGGGAATTGGATCCACTCTGATGAACGTAACCCGTACAATTCTTGGGGGAATGGGTCAGCTATGCGCGTTTCGCCTTGTGCGGAATATGCGTTTAAAACTCTGTATCCAGGTGAATACCCTGAAAATAGTATTGTAAATGCAACGAGTCTGGCTAAAAAATCTGCAGCTGTTACACATAACCATTCGGAAGGTATAAAAGGGGCAGAAGCGACAGCTTACTGTATTATGATGTCTTACGGTTATGGTTTACAGGCAGCGAAAAAACATATCCGCGAAGATATTCCTCGTTTATTTTCTTACAACCTGACCGAAACACTTGATGAAATTCGCCCAACATATAAATTTAACGAGAGTTCTCAAGACACAGTTCCGCAGGCTATTGTTGCGTTTCTGGAATCTTCTTCCTTTGAAGATGCCATTAGAAACGCAATTTCCTTGGGAGGAGATAGTGACACCCTTGCAGCTATTACAGGTAGTATTGCAGAGGCTGCCTATGGTGTGTCGGAAGAAATAAAAAATAAAGCAATGTCTTTTCTAGACAAACCATTAATTGAGGTTTATGAGAAATGGAATGTTTTTCTAGAAAAAATACAAAAAAACATTTTTAAAATATAGATAAAAATCAAGCTAATATAAAGCTAGGCTAACTTATGCCATGTTTTTATGCTAGAATAAACTATCAGAAATTAAAATAGAGAGTGATTTTTTTGAAGAAAATACTCAGAGCGTTTATTCTTTTTTTTCTATTTATGATGTTAACTTCTAGAGCTTCTTTTGCTATGTCAGTAATAGAGTTTTATGATTTTGCCAAAAAATATACTAATATCAATGCATTTGCTGTTACCGTTCAAAGTGCTCATGAGACGGGTAACTGGACAAGTCCCTTGTGGAAAGAGGCGTATAATGGCCTTGGGATAAAAGCTCATCCTAACTGGATAAAAGCTGGTAGACCATATGTTGCGAAATCAAGCAGAGAAGCAAGAGGCAATTCTTATTATTTAAAAGTATCAAATTTTAGGAAATACAACAGCACAAATCAATTCCTTGATGACTTCGTAAAGAAAATAAACTCAGAGTATCCACTGTGCGCAAAAAACTACGATAATATATGGGGATATTATGCCGGGCTATATCAAGGTAAATATGGGAAATGGGCTACAGATCACAAATATTTTGAAATTCTCGTTAAAAAATCGATTAGAACAGCACCGGTTATTTTCGACGAATTATGGGAAGATAGATTGCTATCAGACTATAATACTGCTTTATATCGAGGGTTGCTACAACCATGGCAAAAGCGTATAGTTGAGACACAGCTGCAATCGGTTGGAATTCTATAAGTTGTAAAAATAAATATTCATTTGATTGAGGGTGACTCTTATCTATACCACAGAGATAAAATGTGTTTCCGTGCCTTTGGGGGATATGTTCAAAAAATACTATGATCCTGAGCGTTTTTTATCCTATTGTAAAGAATGCCCAAGTTACGGCAGGGTGTGGTCTTGTCCGCCTGGAGTACCTTTGACCACTGAATATCTAAAGGGATACAACACGATACACCTGGTTGCTGTTAAGGTCATTTATGATGATGAGACTCTAAAGAAAGCTCAATCTCTACAACCAGATGAACTAGATAAATTAATGGGTGACTCCTATGGCAAAGTAAAAGAAGCCATGCGCGAAACCCTTTTAGCTATAAGAAACAGAACTGAACCTTCAATTGCCATAGCTGCCGGAGAATGCAAGATATGCGAAACATGTGCGAGAGTCGAAAATCAACCCTGTAGATTTCCAGAGAGATTGCTTTATTCTTTCTCAGCTTTAGGTTTTGACTTAGCAAAAGTTTCTTCAGATATTTTAGGAATACCCATATTATGGGAGAACAAAGGTTTACCTAAATATATAGTTGCACTTGCCGCTTTGGTAACTAAATAGAAAATAGGGAAGAGTTTTTTAATGCAGACATTGTATAAAGTCTGCATTAATTTTTAAAAAATCATATTAACAAAAATATCAAATTATAAAGACTCA
Coding sequences:
- a CDS encoding macro domain-containing protein produces the protein MSFTIIQQDITKLKVDAIVNAANSELKMGGGVCGAIFKAAGAKNLQAACDKLSPVKTGEAVITPGFSLPANYVIHAVGPVYQEQYKEQNREELFSAYTNSLKRAIENKCESVAFPLISSGIYGYPKDEALKVATSAIKNFIGKHDIDVTLVVFDKSTFVISRELYGAIASYIDEHYIDTHTDDRRVLLDVEREAIYRSDNKDVKYNQLISKKNRPSYIAPEVHIDDFVENLEESFSQMLLKMIDNKKTTDVAVYKRANIDRKLFSKIRSNKNYKPSKRTVISLAIGLELSLNETDRLLKRAGYALSHAAIFDVIIEYFILNKEYDIFAINQVLFEYDQVLLGS
- a CDS encoding ADP-ribosylglycohydrolase family protein, producing MLGAIVGDIVGSVYEWHNIKTKTFPLFREDCFFTDDTVMTIATAEALMNGGSSDDFIDAYKKWGRLYPNSGYGSRFGNWIHSDERNPYNSWGNGSAMRVSPCAEYAFKTLYPGEYPENSIVNATSLAKKSAAVTHNHSEGIKGAEATAYCIMMSYGYGLQAAKKHIREDIPRLFSYNLTETLDEIRPTYKFNESSQDTVPQAIVAFLESSSFEDAIRNAISLGGDSDTLAAITGSIAEAAYGVSEEIKNKAMSFLDKPLIEVYEKWNVFLEKIQKNIFKI
- a CDS encoding glucosaminidase domain-containing protein produces the protein MKKILRAFILFFLFMMLTSRASFAMSVIEFYDFAKKYTNINAFAVTVQSAHETGNWTSPLWKEAYNGLGIKAHPNWIKAGRPYVAKSSREARGNSYYLKVSNFRKYNSTNQFLDDFVKKINSEYPLCAKNYDNIWGYYAGLYQGKYGKWATDHKYFEILVKKSIRTAPVIFDELWEDRLLSDYNTALYRGLLQPWQKRIVETQLQSVGIL